A genomic window from Streptomyces sp. HUAS YS2 includes:
- a CDS encoding DUF1295 domain-containing protein, whose translation MTAVDAGALGVVLAASAITTLVVMLVAFGVGTAKGVHRIVDVAWGIAFAAVAVVAWILSSGHGDDVRRALVALATVVWGLRLAAHIARRGRGHGEDPRYARMLARARGNPTSYALRKIYLLQGALVWLVSLPVQVAVLLPERLGAIGFLGLAVWAAGLTFEAVGDHQLARFKSDPSNRGRVMDRGLWSWTRHPNYFGDFLVWWGLYLTACATWQTALLTVVSPLVMSALLIWGSGKRLLEAHMADRPGYAAYQERTSGFLPRPPRRRGSGPRTVDNRL comes from the coding sequence ATGACCGCGGTCGACGCGGGAGCCCTCGGCGTCGTCCTGGCCGCCTCGGCGATCACCACGCTGGTCGTCATGCTGGTGGCGTTCGGGGTCGGCACGGCCAAGGGCGTCCATCGCATCGTGGACGTCGCCTGGGGGATCGCCTTCGCGGCCGTCGCCGTGGTGGCCTGGATTCTCTCGTCCGGCCACGGCGACGACGTCCGCCGTGCGCTGGTCGCGCTCGCCACCGTGGTGTGGGGACTGCGGCTCGCGGCCCATATCGCCCGGCGCGGACGTGGCCACGGTGAGGACCCCCGGTACGCCAGGATGCTCGCTCGTGCCCGTGGCAATCCCACGTCGTACGCGCTGCGGAAGATCTACCTCCTCCAGGGCGCGCTCGTCTGGCTCGTCTCCCTGCCCGTCCAGGTCGCGGTCCTGCTGCCCGAGCGACTCGGAGCGATCGGTTTCCTGGGCCTCGCCGTGTGGGCGGCGGGGCTCACCTTCGAGGCGGTGGGGGATCATCAGCTCGCCCGGTTCAAGTCCGATCCGTCGAACCGAGGCCGTGTGATGGACCGCGGGCTGTGGAGCTGGACCAGGCACCCCAACTACTTCGGCGACTTCCTCGTCTGGTGGGGCCTCTACCTGACAGCCTGTGCCACCTGGCAGACCGCCCTGCTCACCGTCGTCTCCCCGCTGGTCATGAGTGCCCTGCTCATCTGGGGCAGCGGGAAACGTCTCCTCGAGGCTCACATGGCCGATCGCCCGGGGTACGCCGCGTACCAGGAGCGCACGAGCGGCTTCCTGCCTCGGCCTCCCCGCCGCCGGGGGAGCG
- a CDS encoding DUF1365 family protein, which translates to MTGLVPPTPPVPALYETEVAHTRVTPFHYALRHRTYLWLVDIDDLPVLPRPLRPLARFDPRDHFDGKAPTLRAGLDAYLAGQGVRDADGQVLMLAHARVLGHVFNPITLYWCRDRAGRLVCVVAEVHNTYGGRHCYLMRPDGRGLAEVAKEFYVSPFLDVEGAYRMRLPLPGDRLDLTVQLRHTDGSRPLTATVRGAGRPARARTLLAAVVRHPWSTLGVSIGIRRHGIRLYLKGLPVRPRSRTAPSPPGRHPVNLSLPATASTAPAGPAEVDPERWPDVARLPRASSARTAVARRLVERALARLPLWTLTPDDPSGVPRPRGGTTGGPTLTLHDPDAFHRRIGADGLIGFGESYMAGEWDADDVVGVLTVLARHVDDLVPAPLRRLRGAWVRRRPAVDRNTLEGARENIHRHYDLSNELFTLFLDPGLTYSAAIFDPLPQAGTLVGDTELATAQHRKIDRLLDLAEVGQGTELLEIGTGWGELAIRASARGARVRTITLSEEQLDLARRRVADAGAADRVTVELLDYRAVQGRYDAVVSVEMIEAVGPEYWSDYFVALRRLLAPGGRVALQAITMPHERMLATARTHTWISKYVFPGGLIPSPEAIARESAAAGLRITHDTGYGDHYAETLRHWRERFLREESAVAALGFDHVFRRMWEFYLAYSEAGFRSGYLDVRQLGFVADDTEGTR; encoded by the coding sequence ATGACCGGCCTCGTCCCACCGACACCGCCCGTCCCCGCCCTGTACGAGACCGAGGTCGCCCACACCCGCGTCACCCCCTTCCACTACGCCCTGCGTCACCGCACCTACCTCTGGCTGGTCGACATCGACGACCTGCCCGTACTGCCGAGACCGCTGCGCCCCCTCGCCCGCTTCGACCCGCGCGACCACTTCGACGGGAAGGCGCCCACGTTGCGCGCCGGTCTCGACGCGTACCTCGCCGGCCAGGGCGTACGGGACGCGGACGGGCAGGTGCTGATGCTCGCCCACGCGCGCGTCCTCGGACATGTCTTCAACCCGATCACCCTGTACTGGTGCCGGGACCGCGCCGGCCGACTCGTCTGCGTCGTCGCCGAGGTGCACAACACCTACGGCGGGCGCCACTGCTATCTCATGCGCCCCGACGGGCGGGGCCTTGCCGAAGTCGCCAAGGAGTTCTACGTCTCGCCGTTCCTCGACGTCGAGGGCGCCTACCGCATGCGGCTGCCGCTCCCCGGCGACCGCCTCGACCTCACGGTTCAGCTCCGCCACACGGACGGCTCCCGTCCGCTGACCGCCACGGTCCGCGGCGCCGGCCGGCCCGCTCGTGCCCGCACGCTGCTCGCCGCAGTGGTGCGACACCCCTGGTCGACTCTCGGCGTGTCGATCGGCATCCGCCGGCACGGGATCCGCCTCTACCTCAAGGGTCTTCCCGTCCGGCCGCGTTCCCGCACCGCCCCGTCCCCCCCAGGAAGGCACCCCGTGAACCTCTCTCTCCCCGCGACCGCGTCCACCGCACCTGCGGGCCCCGCCGAGGTGGATCCCGAGCGCTGGCCGGACGTTGCTCGGTTGCCCCGGGCCTCCTCCGCGCGCACCGCGGTCGCCCGCCGTCTCGTCGAGCGGGCCCTCGCCCGGTTGCCCCTGTGGACCCTGACACCGGACGACCCGTCCGGTGTACCCCGACCACGGGGTGGCACGACGGGCGGGCCCACCCTCACGCTTCATGACCCCGACGCCTTCCACCGTCGGATCGGCGCCGACGGACTGATCGGCTTCGGTGAGTCGTACATGGCCGGTGAATGGGACGCCGACGACGTGGTGGGAGTCCTCACCGTGCTCGCCCGGCACGTCGACGACCTCGTACCCGCACCACTGCGCCGACTCCGCGGAGCCTGGGTCCGGCGCAGGCCCGCCGTCGACCGCAACACCCTTGAAGGCGCACGCGAGAACATCCACCGCCACTACGACCTCTCGAACGAACTCTTCACCCTCTTCCTCGACCCCGGCCTCACCTACTCGGCGGCGATCTTCGACCCGCTGCCGCAGGCAGGAACCCTTGTAGGCGACACGGAGCTGGCCACTGCCCAGCACCGCAAGATCGACCGGCTCCTCGACCTGGCCGAGGTCGGTCAGGGCACCGAACTGCTCGAGATCGGGACCGGCTGGGGCGAGCTCGCCATCCGCGCGTCGGCACGCGGGGCCCGCGTCCGTACCATCACCCTCTCCGAGGAGCAGCTCGACCTCGCGCGCCGGCGCGTCGCGGACGCCGGGGCGGCCGACCGCGTGACGGTCGAACTCCTCGACTACCGCGCCGTTCAGGGACGTTACGACGCCGTCGTGAGCGTCGAGATGATCGAGGCCGTCGGCCCGGAATACTGGTCCGACTACTTCGTCGCCCTGCGCCGCCTCCTCGCCCCCGGTGGACGCGTCGCGCTCCAGGCCATCACCATGCCGCACGAACGGATGCTCGCCACCGCCCGCACGCACACCTGGATCAGCAAGTACGTCTTTCCCGGCGGGCTGATCCCGTCCCCGGAGGCCATCGCCCGCGAGAGCGCGGCCGCCGGACTGCGCATCACCCACGACACCGGCTACGGCGACCACTACGCGGAGACGCTCCGGCACTGGCGGGAACGCTTCCTGCGTGAGGAGAGCGCCGTCGCCGCGCTGGGATTCGACCACGTCTTCCGGCGCATGTGGGAGTTCTACCTCGCCTACTCCGAGGCCGGATTCCGATCCGGCTACCTCGATGTCCGCCAGCTCGGGTTCGTTGCCGACGACACGGAGGGAACCCGATGA
- a CDS encoding NAD(P)/FAD-dependent oxidoreductase, which produces MNGRSVAVVGAGVAGLTAAHILSRRHDVVLYESEDRLGGHAHTHELPAAAGGTLHVDTGFIVHNERTYPHLLRLFRELGVTTQDSEMSMSVRCDGCGLEYAGARGVRGLLGGGNVRRGRHLLMLTDVPRFHRAARRLLSADDTTLTLGDFLRTHRFSAYFVSHFAIPLVSAVWSCAPDTALRYPAAYLFRFLDHHGLLSVTGSPQWKTVSGGSAVYVERVAKSVASVRTSTPVRTVVRGADRATVVTADGESTEHAAVVIAVHPDQALRLLADPTEQERRLLGAFTYSTNPTVLHGDTRLLPRSPHARASWNYWLPSCTARPGSVQVSYDMNRLQRLPTHEPHIVTLNPGHRLDESTVMARMTYEHPVYTPRSVAAQRLLPALRSSVTAYAGAYHGWGFHEDGCRSGVEAALHLGVTW; this is translated from the coding sequence ATGAACGGACGAAGTGTCGCGGTCGTGGGGGCGGGCGTGGCGGGCCTCACCGCAGCCCACATCCTGTCCCGCAGGCACGACGTGGTGCTGTACGAGTCCGAGGATCGGCTCGGAGGCCACGCGCACACGCACGAGCTGCCGGCCGCAGCGGGCGGGACCCTCCACGTGGACACGGGCTTCATCGTCCACAACGAGCGCACCTACCCCCACCTGCTCCGCCTCTTCCGCGAACTCGGCGTCACCACGCAGGACTCCGAGATGAGCATGTCCGTCCGCTGTGACGGATGTGGTCTGGAGTACGCGGGTGCCCGAGGCGTCCGCGGCCTCCTCGGCGGGGGCAACGTCCGCCGCGGCCGCCATCTGCTGATGCTCACCGACGTGCCGCGCTTCCACCGCGCCGCGCGCCGCCTGCTGTCCGCCGACGACACGACGCTCACACTCGGCGACTTCCTCAGGACCCACCGCTTCTCCGCCTACTTCGTCAGCCACTTCGCGATCCCGCTCGTCTCGGCCGTCTGGTCGTGCGCCCCCGATACCGCACTGCGGTATCCCGCCGCGTACCTCTTCCGCTTCCTCGACCACCACGGACTCCTGTCGGTGACCGGGTCCCCGCAGTGGAAGACCGTCAGCGGCGGTTCCGCGGTGTACGTCGAGCGCGTCGCCAAATCCGTCGCCTCGGTCCGGACCTCGACCCCGGTACGCACCGTCGTACGCGGTGCCGACCGCGCGACCGTAGTCACCGCCGACGGCGAATCCACGGAGCACGCGGCCGTCGTGATCGCGGTCCACCCCGACCAGGCCCTGCGCCTCCTGGCCGACCCCACCGAGCAGGAGCGACGACTCCTCGGCGCCTTCACCTACTCGACCAATCCGACCGTCCTGCACGGCGACACGAGGCTGCTGCCGCGGTCGCCCCATGCCCGGGCATCATGGAACTACTGGCTGCCCTCCTGTACCGCCCGACCCGGCTCCGTCCAGGTCAGCTACGACATGAACCGGCTCCAGCGGCTCCCCACCCACGAGCCCCACATCGTCACACTCAACCCGGGCCACCGCCTCGACGAGTCCACCGTGATGGCGCGCATGACGTACGAACACCCCGTCTACACACCGCGGTCCGTCGCCGCGCAGCGACTGCTTCCGGCCCTCCGCAGCTCCGTGACCGCCTACGCCGGCGCCTACCACGGCTGGGGTTTCCACGAGGACGGCTGCCGGTCCGGTGTCGAAGCGGCCCTCCATCTGGGGGTGACCTGGTGA
- a CDS encoding sigma-70 family RNA polymerase sigma factor — protein MTAHRITDDVAAPTERPSRHVPPGCGTDDRIARGLVDGDEYCLDAAYQRWGRLVHGLAARALGDPREAEDVAQQVFVAAWRGRENFDPERGTLPAWLTGITRRKIADALTARTRRTALAATLGAALEHGNGAADEPERVLDRLVVIEELARLPRVQRDVLRLAYFADLTQVQIADRTGMPLGTVKSHARRGLRRMRHNLALAAAGD, from the coding sequence ATGACCGCACACCGGATCACCGACGACGTCGCTGCCCCGACCGAGCGCCCTTCCCGCCATGTGCCGCCCGGCTGCGGGACCGACGACCGGATCGCCCGCGGACTCGTCGACGGCGACGAGTACTGCCTGGACGCGGCCTACCAGCGCTGGGGTCGACTGGTCCATGGGCTGGCCGCCCGGGCGCTGGGGGATCCCCGGGAGGCGGAGGACGTCGCACAGCAGGTCTTCGTCGCCGCGTGGCGTGGACGCGAGAACTTCGATCCCGAGCGGGGAACCCTGCCGGCCTGGCTCACCGGGATCACCCGTCGGAAGATCGCCGACGCTCTGACCGCCCGCACCCGCCGCACCGCGCTCGCGGCGACCCTCGGCGCCGCCCTGGAGCACGGGAACGGCGCCGCCGACGAGCCCGAGCGGGTCCTCGACCGGCTCGTGGTCATCGAGGAACTCGCCAGGCTTCCCCGCGTCCAGCGCGACGTCCTGCGACTCGCCTACTTCGCGGACCTGACGCAGGTGCAGATCGCCGACCGCACCGGCATGCCGCTGGGCACGGTCAAGAGCCATGCCCGCCGCGGCCTCCGACGCATGCGCCACAACCTGGCCCTCGCCGCGGCCGGAGACTGA
- a CDS encoding MMPL family transporter gives MSTPVRWASRLLPLLMVVVWLAVGGGLGPYAGKLGDVATNDQAAFLPRSAESTQVLQAQEAFRQEETLPALIVWTAAGGGRLEPSARAVATQALTSLKGAEGVVGAPSPAIPSADGEALRGIVQLRPDLGDELPMTLEKVDAAVSVVPGTETWLAGPAATQADLRDAFAGIDGLLLVVALVTVLVILLLVYRSVLLPLMIIIGAVFALGLACAVVYVLADNDIVRVDGQVQGILSILVIGAATDYALLLAARYREELGARDGDRIPAMRAALRQSFGPIVASAATVALGLLALLLSDLTNNRALGPVGAIGIACAVLSAVTFLPAVLVLLGRAAYWPARPKAATGDDAHPVWRKVAALVDRAPRKVWAGSLVALLACAAFSFTLDSKGVPLDEIFVKDAPSVAAQARLGEHFPGGAGNPVVVIADADAAEKVRTTAEAVDGADSATVYTTPGTSRPLVADGRVRIDVTLADAADSDAAKAGVADLRTVLHAVPGADALVGGYTAQQYDTQLTAERDRKLIIPVVLAIILVILVGLLRSLLLPLLLVVTVALNFVATLGVSALVFEHVFGFTGTDSAVPLYGFVFLVALGVDYNIFLMSRVREETESHGTREGMRRGLIATGGVITSAGVVLAATFAALGVIPLAFLVQIAFIVAFGVLLDTLVVRSLLVPALVRDIGPMVWWPGALRNRP, from the coding sequence ATGTCCACACCCGTGCGGTGGGCGAGCAGGTTGCTGCCGCTGCTGATGGTCGTCGTCTGGCTCGCCGTCGGGGGAGGGCTCGGCCCCTACGCCGGCAAGCTGGGCGATGTGGCGACCAACGACCAGGCCGCCTTCCTGCCCAGAAGTGCCGAGTCGACCCAAGTCCTCCAGGCCCAGGAGGCGTTCCGTCAGGAAGAGACGCTTCCCGCTCTGATCGTCTGGACCGCTGCGGGTGGCGGGCGACTCGAACCGTCGGCGCGGGCGGTCGCCACACAGGCCCTGACCTCCCTGAAGGGTGCCGAAGGCGTGGTCGGTGCGCCCTCCCCGGCGATTCCGTCCGCGGACGGCGAGGCCCTGCGGGGGATCGTCCAGCTCCGTCCGGACCTCGGTGACGAGCTGCCCATGACGCTGGAGAAGGTCGACGCCGCGGTCTCCGTCGTGCCGGGAACCGAGACGTGGCTGGCCGGCCCCGCCGCCACACAGGCGGACCTCCGCGACGCGTTCGCCGGCATCGACGGTCTGCTCCTCGTCGTCGCCCTGGTGACCGTCCTGGTGATCCTGCTCCTGGTGTACCGGAGCGTCCTGCTTCCGCTGATGATCATCATCGGTGCGGTGTTCGCCCTCGGACTGGCCTGCGCGGTCGTCTACGTCCTGGCGGACAACGACATCGTGCGGGTCGACGGCCAGGTACAGGGCATCCTGTCGATCCTCGTCATCGGCGCCGCCACGGACTACGCCCTCCTGCTCGCCGCGCGGTACCGGGAAGAGCTCGGCGCGCGGGACGGCGACCGCATTCCGGCCATGCGCGCCGCACTTCGGCAGTCCTTCGGGCCGATCGTGGCCAGCGCCGCCACCGTCGCGCTCGGCCTTCTCGCCCTCCTCCTCAGCGACCTCACCAACAACAGGGCCCTCGGCCCCGTCGGCGCCATCGGCATCGCCTGCGCCGTGCTGAGCGCGGTCACGTTCCTCCCCGCGGTCCTGGTCCTGCTCGGGCGGGCCGCGTACTGGCCCGCCCGGCCCAAGGCGGCGACCGGGGACGACGCGCACCCCGTCTGGCGCAAGGTCGCGGCCCTCGTCGACCGCGCGCCGCGCAAGGTCTGGGCCGGTTCGCTCGTGGCGCTCCTCGCCTGTGCCGCCTTCTCCTTCACGCTCGACTCGAAGGGCGTTCCGCTCGACGAGATCTTCGTCAAGGACGCTCCCTCCGTCGCCGCCCAGGCGCGGCTCGGCGAGCACTTCCCGGGTGGCGCCGGCAACCCGGTCGTCGTCATCGCCGACGCCGACGCCGCCGAGAAGGTGCGCACCACCGCCGAGGCCGTCGACGGAGCCGACTCCGCGACGGTGTACACCACCCCGGGCACCTCACGGCCGCTCGTCGCGGACGGCCGGGTCCGGATCGATGTCACCCTTGCCGATGCCGCGGACTCCGACGCCGCCAAAGCCGGCGTCGCCGACCTGCGGACCGTCCTGCACGCCGTACCCGGAGCCGACGCCCTGGTCGGTGGATACACCGCCCAGCAGTACGACACCCAGCTCACTGCGGAGCGGGACCGGAAGCTCATCATCCCGGTCGTGCTCGCGATCATCCTGGTGATCCTGGTCGGTCTGCTGCGCTCCCTCCTGCTCCCCCTGCTCCTGGTGGTCACGGTCGCGCTCAACTTCGTGGCCACGCTGGGCGTCTCCGCCCTGGTGTTCGAGCATGTCTTCGGGTTCACCGGAACCGATTCCGCCGTGCCTCTGTACGGCTTCGTGTTCCTGGTCGCCCTCGGCGTCGACTACAACATCTTCCTCATGTCGCGCGTACGCGAGGAGACGGAGTCGCACGGCACGCGCGAGGGCATGCGCCGGGGACTGATCGCCACCGGCGGAGTCATCACCTCGGCCGGTGTCGTCCTCGCCGCCACCTTCGCCGCGTTGGGTGTGATCCCACTGGCGTTCCTGGTGCAGATCGCGTTCATCGTGGCCTTCGGCGTCCTGCTCGACACGCTCGTGGTGCGATCGCTCCTGGTTCCGGCCCTCGTGCGGGACATCGGCCCCATGGTCTGGTGGCCGGGCGCACTCCGTAACCGGCCCTGA
- a CDS encoding MarR family winged helix-turn-helix transcriptional regulator yields the protein MSEGTPDRAETKTAGGGDPQHFGVALRRMLGEMNRLVHGFALTQRLHPTDVHALSFVLDNPDATTPGLLREHLGLTSGAVTACLDRLEKAGHIRRSRADDDRRVVHIHYVEGARSVARAYFMPLAQAADRARGQFTEDELAVVLRYLDALNDELGELRVPQR from the coding sequence GTGAGTGAAGGGACCCCCGATCGGGCCGAGACCAAGACTGCGGGTGGCGGCGACCCGCAGCACTTCGGGGTCGCGCTGCGTCGCATGCTCGGCGAGATGAACCGGCTGGTCCACGGCTTCGCGCTCACGCAGAGGCTGCATCCCACCGACGTCCACGCGCTCTCGTTCGTGCTCGACAACCCCGACGCGACCACTCCGGGACTGCTCAGGGAGCATCTCGGCCTCACGTCGGGAGCCGTGACCGCCTGCCTCGACCGGTTGGAGAAGGCGGGCCACATCCGGCGCAGCAGGGCCGACGACGACCGGCGGGTGGTCCACATCCACTATGTCGAGGGCGCGCGGTCAGTGGCTCGGGCCTACTTCATGCCGCTCGCACAGGCGGCTGACCGTGCCCGAGGGCAGTTCACAGAAGACGAACTCGCGGTGGTCCTGCGTTATCTCGACGCGCTGAACGACGAACTCGGCGAGCTGCGCGTCCCGCAGCGCTGA
- a CDS encoding MBL fold metallo-hydrolase: MPPSLQVGPYTVIALADSAGPFFSPRSEAFPEATDEQWAAADRFDPGALDADGRWWLQFRAFAIRSDRGVTLIDAGIGPADSPAASWAPVPGALPASLAAAGIEPSDVDTVVLTHLHTDHVGWAVVGGEQARPYFPNATYLLQRAELDAIDEVNPQLRSAVIDPLRKTDQLRLLDGDAPLRGGERVCATPGHTPGHQSVLVESGRDLVAVTGDLLVHAIQLLHPELAYAHEMDVAQARSSRERVLRSRAAGTLHLATPHLTEPFIAR; the protein is encoded by the coding sequence ATGCCCCCTTCCCTTCAGGTCGGTCCGTACACCGTCATCGCGCTCGCCGACAGCGCGGGCCCCTTCTTCTCCCCCAGGTCGGAGGCGTTTCCCGAGGCCACCGACGAGCAGTGGGCGGCGGCCGACCGGTTCGATCCCGGCGCGCTCGACGCCGACGGGCGCTGGTGGCTCCAGTTCCGCGCGTTCGCGATCCGCAGCGACCGGGGTGTGACGCTGATCGACGCGGGAATCGGCCCGGCCGACAGCCCGGCGGCCTCATGGGCCCCCGTGCCCGGGGCGCTCCCGGCTTCGCTGGCCGCCGCGGGTATCGAGCCGTCCGATGTGGACACCGTGGTGCTCACGCACCTCCACACCGACCACGTGGGCTGGGCCGTCGTCGGCGGCGAGCAGGCGCGGCCGTACTTCCCGAATGCCACGTACCTGTTGCAGCGGGCCGAACTCGACGCGATCGACGAGGTCAACCCGCAGTTGCGGTCCGCCGTGATCGACCCGCTCCGGAAGACCGATCAGCTACGTCTGCTCGACGGAGACGCCCCGCTGCGCGGCGGCGAGCGCGTGTGCGCCACTCCCGGTCACACGCCCGGGCATCAGAGCGTGCTCGTCGAATCCGGTCGCGACCTGGTCGCCGTCACCGGTGACCTGCTCGTGCACGCGATCCAACTGCTCCACCCCGAACTCGCCTACGCCCACGAGATGGACGTCGCGCAGGCAAGGTCCTCGAGGGAGCGGGTGCTCCGGAGCCGGGCCGCCGGCACCCTCCACCTCGCCACACCGCACCTGACCGAGCCGTTCATCGCCCGCTGA
- a CDS encoding FAD-binding oxidoreductase has product MTQHNIMENYRLTSRNTIVFGVRRLERGTKFPLPAKAPDQGTVDDLAKGFARRFPSLADVAVKRAWGGWIAITSSFLPLAGQVGDNTFYSIACNGHGLAQAPYVGSLIADMIIDGHRHDDLEHVWTRKSKFPPAVALGRLGLRMIWAVDRWNDLVNGSRRNARRATAE; this is encoded by the coding sequence GTGACGCAGCACAACATCATGGAGAACTACCGCCTGACCTCACGCAACACCATCGTGTTCGGTGTCCGGAGGCTCGAGCGGGGGACGAAGTTCCCGCTGCCCGCGAAGGCGCCGGACCAGGGAACCGTGGACGATCTGGCGAAGGGTTTCGCGAGGAGGTTCCCCTCTCTCGCGGACGTCGCGGTCAAGCGTGCCTGGGGCGGGTGGATCGCGATCACCTCCTCGTTCCTGCCGCTCGCGGGCCAGGTCGGCGACAACACCTTCTACTCGATCGCCTGCAACGGTCACGGGCTGGCGCAAGCGCCGTACGTGGGCTCGCTCATCGCCGACATGATCATCGACGGGCATCGGCACGACGACCTCGAACACGTATGGACGCGGAAGTCGAAGTTCCCGCCCGCCGTGGCGCTGGGGCGCCTGGGCCTGCGAATGATCTGGGCGGTCGATCGCTGGAACGACCTGGTCAACGGGAGCCGGCGCAACGCGCGACGAGCGACCGCAGAGTGA
- a CDS encoding class I adenylate-forming enzyme family protein yields the protein MALAVSEIPRSQNPFPREGVVRDADGVPGYSDLPATLPEMLRAHVDARPDVEAVVELGGERLTYAQLWERASRVAGGLRAAGVRHGDRVAVRYPAGTDWALAFWGTVLAGGVAVAVNTRSAEPEVEFVLGDAGVKVDLSALTPLPEGDPYVADELEPSHVAALFYTSGTTGRPKGVPTTHRAFLTNSENLIRCLGIPGDVGPDLRTLISVPLFHVTACNAQFMVAAYLGGTSVIMPALDLPRLTEALPGERISFMVTVPAVYSLLLRHPAFAGADVSGVRWAAYGGAPIAPSLVRALQAAFPQTRLVNGYGMTETASLITVMPHEDAVEHADSVGYAAPSVDIGVVPVGDDPHVGELVVRGVTVTTGYWNRPEATEETIVDGWLHTGDIVRVDDAGRVHIVDRSKDIINRGGENISSVEVEAVLLSAPGVSDAAVLAVPDDVMGEKVGAVLFTDRDRIDVDAVIAHCRDHLADFKIPQYATVVAEALPRNAGGKLLKNRLREQVRWGAPLR from the coding sequence ATGGCCCTTGCAGTCAGCGAGATCCCGCGCTCGCAGAACCCCTTCCCACGGGAGGGCGTCGTGAGGGACGCCGACGGCGTCCCGGGTTACTCGGATCTGCCCGCGACGCTTCCGGAGATGCTCCGGGCCCACGTCGACGCCCGCCCGGACGTCGAAGCGGTCGTCGAACTCGGCGGGGAACGTCTGACCTACGCCCAGCTGTGGGAGCGCGCTTCGCGGGTGGCCGGCGGTCTGCGGGCCGCAGGCGTGCGGCACGGCGACCGGGTGGCCGTACGGTATCCGGCCGGAACCGACTGGGCGCTCGCCTTCTGGGGAACGGTCCTGGCCGGCGGTGTCGCCGTGGCGGTGAACACCCGGTCGGCCGAGCCGGAGGTGGAGTTCGTGCTCGGCGACGCCGGCGTGAAGGTCGATCTGTCGGCGCTCACTCCGCTGCCCGAAGGCGATCCGTACGTGGCGGACGAGCTCGAACCCTCCCATGTGGCCGCGCTGTTCTACACCTCGGGAACGACGGGACGCCCCAAGGGCGTGCCGACCACGCACCGCGCGTTCCTCACCAACTCCGAGAACCTGATCCGATGTCTCGGCATCCCCGGCGATGTCGGACCGGACCTGCGCACCCTGATCTCCGTGCCGCTGTTCCATGTCACGGCCTGCAACGCGCAGTTCATGGTCGCGGCGTACCTCGGCGGGACCTCGGTGATCATGCCTGCGCTCGATCTGCCGCGGCTGACGGAGGCGCTTCCGGGCGAGCGGATCTCCTTCATGGTGACCGTGCCCGCCGTGTACTCCCTCCTGCTGCGGCATCCGGCCTTCGCCGGCGCCGACGTGTCGGGGGTGCGCTGGGCGGCGTACGGAGGCGCTCCGATCGCCCCGTCACTGGTGAGGGCTCTCCAGGCCGCCTTCCCGCAGACCCGGTTGGTCAACGGCTACGGCATGACCGAGACCGCCTCGCTGATCACGGTCATGCCGCACGAGGACGCGGTCGAGCACGCGGATTCCGTGGGGTACGCGGCGCCCTCGGTGGACATCGGCGTCGTACCGGTCGGCGACGACCCGCACGTGGGCGAGCTGGTGGTCCGCGGTGTCACCGTGACCACGGGGTACTGGAACCGGCCGGAAGCCACCGAGGAGACGATCGTCGACGGCTGGCTGCACACCGGCGACATCGTCCGCGTCGACGACGCCGGTCGCGTCCACATCGTCGACCGCAGCAAGGACATCATCAACCGCGGCGGAGAGAACATCTCCAGCGTGGAGGTCGAGGCGGTCCTGCTGTCCGCCCCGGGTGTCAGCGACGCCGCGGTCCTCGCCGTGCCCGACGACGTGATGGGCGAGAAGGTCGGCGCCGTCCTCTTCACCGACCGGGACCGGATCGACGTCGACGCCGTGATCGCGCACTGCCGGGACCACCTCGCCGACTTCAAGATCCCTCAGTACGCGACGGTCGTCGCCGAGGCACTGCCGCGCAACGCGGGCGGCAAGCTCCTGAAGAACCGCCTGCGCGAGCAGGTCCGTTGGGGCGCGCCGCTGCGCTAG